The Enterococcus sp. 7F3_DIV0205 genome has a window encoding:
- the eno gene encoding phosphopyruvate hydratase → MSIITDVYAREVLDSRGNPTIEVEVYTESGAFGRGMVPSGASTGEYEAVELRDGDKARYLGKGVVKAVDNVNNIIAEAIIGYDVRDQMAIDKAMIDLDGTPNKGKLGANAILGVSIAVARAAADYLEVPLYHYLGGFNTKVLPTPMMNIINGGSHADNSIDFQEFMIMPVGAPTFKEALRYGAEVFHALAGILKARGLATSVGDEGGFAPNLGSNEEGFEVIIEAIEKAGYVPGKDIVLAMDAASSEFYDKEKGVYVLADSGEGEKTTEEMIAFYEELCAKYPIISIEDGLDENDWDGFKKLTVALGDKVQLVGDDLFVTNTTKLAEGIEKGIANSILIKVNQIGTLTETFEAIEMAKEAGYTAVVSHRSGETEDSTISDIAVATNAGQIKTGSLSRTDRIAKYNQLLRIEDQLGEVAEYKGLKSFYNLKNK, encoded by the coding sequence ATGTCAATTATTACTGATGTTTACGCACGCGAAGTCTTAGACTCACGCGGTAACCCAACAATCGAAGTAGAAGTATACACTGAAAGCGGTGCTTTTGGTCGTGGAATGGTTCCATCTGGCGCTTCAACTGGTGAATACGAAGCCGTTGAATTACGTGATGGTGACAAAGCTCGTTACTTAGGTAAAGGGGTTGTTAAAGCAGTTGACAACGTGAATAACATCATCGCTGAAGCTATCATTGGCTACGATGTACGTGACCAAATGGCAATTGATAAAGCAATGATCGATTTAGATGGAACTCCTAACAAAGGTAAATTAGGCGCAAACGCTATTCTTGGTGTTTCAATCGCTGTAGCTCGTGCTGCTGCTGATTACCTAGAAGTACCTTTATACCACTACTTAGGCGGATTCAATACAAAAGTATTGCCAACACCAATGATGAACATCATCAATGGCGGATCTCATGCTGACAACAGTATCGACTTCCAAGAATTCATGATCATGCCTGTAGGCGCTCCTACATTCAAAGAAGCTTTACGTTATGGTGCTGAAGTATTCCACGCATTAGCTGGAATCTTAAAAGCTCGTGGCTTAGCTACTTCTGTAGGTGACGAAGGTGGTTTCGCTCCTAACCTTGGTTCAAACGAAGAAGGTTTTGAAGTAATCATCGAAGCAATCGAAAAAGCTGGCTATGTACCTGGTAAAGATATCGTTCTTGCTATGGATGCTGCTTCTTCTGAATTCTACGACAAAGAAAAAGGCGTTTACGTTTTAGCTGATTCAGGCGAAGGCGAAAAAACTACTGAAGAAATGATCGCATTCTACGAAGAATTATGTGCGAAATACCCAATCATCTCAATCGAAGATGGATTAGATGAAAATGACTGGGATGGTTTCAAAAAATTAACAGTTGCTTTAGGCGACAAAGTTCAATTAGTTGGTGACGATTTATTCGTTACAAACACAACTAAATTAGCTGAAGGTATTGAAAAAGGAATCGCTAACTCAATCCTTATCAAAGTGAACCAAATCGGTACTTTAACTGAAACATTCGAAGCTATCGAAATGGCTAAAGAAGCTGGCTACACTGCAGTTGTATCTCACCGTTCAGGTGAAACAGAAGATTCAACAATCTCTGATATCGCTGTTGCAACAAACGCTGGTCAAATCAAAACTGGTTCATTAAGCCGTACAGACCGTATTGCTAAATACAACCAATTATTAAGAATTGAAGACCAATTAGGCGAAGTTGCTGAATACAAAGGTTTGAAATCTTTCTACAACTTAAAAAACAAATAA
- the tpiA gene encoding triose-phosphate isomerase, producing the protein MRKPIIAGNWKMNKTLAEAQSFAEAVKNAVPSKDVVDSVIGSPALFLAPLAWSLKDSDVQLSAQNCYWENSGAFTGENSPAAIADLGIQYVIIGHSERREYFHETDEDINKKAKAIFANNMTPIFCCGESLETYEAGKTAEWIEGQITNGLVGLSNEQVSSMVIAYEPIWAIGTGKSADANIADEICGVVRATVEKLYGKEVSEAVRIQYGGSVKPENIAEYMAKENVDGALVGGASLEADSFLALLEAVK; encoded by the coding sequence ATGCGTAAACCAATCATCGCTGGTAACTGGAAAATGAACAAAACTTTAGCAGAAGCGCAAAGCTTTGCTGAAGCAGTAAAAAATGCTGTTCCATCAAAAGATGTCGTTGATTCAGTAATCGGATCTCCAGCATTATTCTTAGCACCACTTGCTTGGAGTCTAAAAGATTCTGACGTTCAATTATCTGCACAAAACTGCTACTGGGAAAACTCAGGCGCATTTACAGGTGAAAACTCACCAGCTGCTATTGCAGATTTAGGTATCCAATATGTAATTATTGGCCACTCTGAACGTCGTGAGTATTTCCACGAAACAGACGAAGACATCAACAAAAAAGCAAAAGCAATCTTTGCTAACAATATGACACCAATCTTCTGTTGTGGCGAATCTTTAGAAACATATGAAGCAGGTAAAACTGCTGAATGGATCGAAGGACAAATCACAAACGGTTTAGTTGGTTTATCAAATGAGCAAGTATCTTCAATGGTTATTGCTTATGAACCAATCTGGGCAATCGGAACTGGTAAATCTGCTGATGCAAACATTGCGGATGAAATCTGCGGCGTTGTACGTGCAACTGTAGAAAAATTATACGGTAAAGAAGTATCAGAAGCTGTACGTATCCAATACGGCGGTTCTGTAAAACCTGAAAACATTGCTGAATATATGGCGAAAGAAAACGTTGATGGAGCTTTAGTAGGCGGAGCAAGTCTTGAAGCCGATTCATTCTTAGCCTTGTTAGAAGCTGTTAAATAA